In Macadamia integrifolia cultivar HAES 741 chromosome 13, SCU_Mint_v3, whole genome shotgun sequence, one DNA window encodes the following:
- the LOC122060002 gene encoding NAC domain-containing protein 19-like, whose translation MAKVSRLTEGDDCIELPPGFRFHPTDEEIITHYLAQKVMNSSFSAKAIGEVDLNKCEPWDLPKKAKMGEKEWYFFCQKDRKYPTGMRTNRATERGYWKATGKDKEIYKGNNKGCLIGMKKTLVFYGGRAPKGEKTNWVMHEYKLHGKFLAKAGAAKDEWVVCRVFYKNTPAGAAKRSPIPTALLRMNSFSFVDDLLLDSPSSSSLAPLLDFPYLNNTDRPGGPREDVLINNTTSGQYSSTDFSFCSNGGMVVHHPIHDQQEYHNSLFHQQYQGDPPHHRCHQISPQNPLFSSVQGSSNSSCLHQGQYDSNLNNSSSMIIPCFSSASSGFHGPDQAIFSRAIAATKDASSGALKKECKVEQFSNQSSTVVSVSQDTGLSTDMNTTAEISSSVVSNHMHHLGSNKSKEDIDHGFSSAAPVEDLVDYCLWNY comes from the exons ATGGCCAAAGTTTCGAGGCTAACAGAAGGAGACGACTGTATAGAATTGCCTCCTGGTTTTAGATTCCATCCCACGGATGAAGAGATCATAACCCATTATCTTGCACAGAAGGTCATGAACAGTAGCTTTAGTGCAAAAGCTATAGGCGAAGTAGACTTGAACAAGTGCGAACCCTGGGACTTACCAA AGAAGGCGAAGATGGGAGAGAAGGAATGGTACTTCTTCTGCCAAAAAGATAGAAAATACCCTACGGGCATGAGAACGAACAGAGCAACGGAAAGAGGATATTGGAAGGCTACGGGAAAAGATAAAGAGATTTATAAAGGCAATAATAAAGGCTGCCTCATTGGGATGAAGAAGACCCTCGTCTTCTATGGAGGAAGGGCTCCTAAAGGGGAGAAGACTAATTGGGTTATGCATGAATACAAACTACACGGCAAATTTCTCGCTAAAGCTGGAGCTGCCAAG GATGAATGGGTCGTTTGTAGGGTATTTTACAAGAACACGCCGGCGGGGGCGGCCAAGAGAAGCCCAATTCCAACTGCCTTACTGAGGATGAATTCTTTCAGTTTTGTTGATGATCTCCTATTAGATTCTCCGTCGTCGTCGTCGTTGGCACCTCTTTTGGACTTCCCTTATCTCAATAACACCGACCGACCTGGCGGGCCCAGGGAGGACGTATTGATCAACAACACAACATCAGGCCAGTATTCCAGCACTGATTTCTCCTTCTGCTCCAATGGAGGAATGGTGGTTCATCATCCGATTCATGATCAACAAGAATATCACAATAGCTTATTTCACCAACAATACCAGGGGGACCCGCCTCATCATCGCTGTCATCAAATTTCTCCCCAAAATcctctcttctcctctgttcAAGGATCTTCCAACTCAAGTTGCTTGCACCAGGGTCAGTACGACAGCAATCTTAACAATTCGTCATCGATGATTATTCCATGTTTCTCCAGCGCTTCTTCCGGGTTTCATGGTCCCGACCAGGCAATATTCTCAAGAGCTATAGCTGCGACCAAAGATGCATCTTCCGGCGCCCTTAAAAAGGAGTGTAAGGTAGAGCAGTTCTCTAACCAGTCCTCCACTGTCGTCAGCGTCTCTCAGGATACCGGGTTGAGCACCGATATGAACACCACCGCCGAGATTTCCTCATCAGTAGTTTCCAACCACATGCATCACCTCGGAAGCAACAAGTCCAAGGAGGATATTGATCATGGCTTTTCTTCAGCAGCACCCGTCGAGGATTTGGTGGACTACTGTCTGTGGAACTACTGA